In Anaerobaca lacustris, the genomic stretch TTGTCCCGGCCCAGGCCATAGAAATCGTTGGATTCGAAAATCCCCACCGTTTCGATATGATTCATCGGACTGGTCATGATGTACCAGGGGCAGACGGCGCCGTATCGACGCGAAACCGCCCCGATGGTCTCGGCGAAAATCTGGAACAGGGTCTTGTTCCGGATCGGGCTGATAGGATAGTCCCCCTTGGGTCCGTCGAAGCCCAGCCGCGTTCCCTGGCCCCCGGCGACGACGAAGGCGGCCACCTTCCCGGCCGAAATCAGCTCTCTGCCCCGTCGCAGGGCATCGGCATACAGCGTCCGCTCCGCATCCGTCGTGGGCTCGATCCCATAGGACGGTGCGGGCTCGAAACCGTCGTGGTGGACCGCGGCGTCCGGGGCGCGCTTGATGAGGGTCTCGACCCAGGCCGAGATCTTGTCCAGGTCCAGCTCCCCGATCTGTTCGAGCAGGCCGGTTCGTTCGGCCGCACCCAATTGGTCCCAAAAGCCCAGAAGATGGCTCTGGCCGCACGCCGCGAGCTGTTCCTTGACCTGCACGAGGCCCGCCGTTTCGTCGCCTTGCATGGGTAACTCCAATACCAGAGAAATAGGCGAATCTTACGGGATGAAAGAAAAAATTCAAGCCGGCGGCCGAAAATTACGAAAAGACATTGACAGACCTCTTCGGGTCTGCTACGATTCGAGTGTAGACAGGTAGGTTTGCTTAAGGCGGCATTATCATAGTCCGAACTGTCATCATAATCTTGTCAGCATCTTCATATCAAAGCCTGCCTGCCGCGGAACGTTAGGAAAACACGGTTTTTCCTGTGTGAGGAGTGTTGGGTCGTTTGCACCCAAGGGTTTATGTTCCGATAACATCAGGCGTTTGAAACCACCCGGCCGCTTCTTCGTGCAGAAGACATTTGTGCTCTGGAGATTCGCGGTGTGACTATTTGCCGGTTGGGTGGCAAAAGGATTCATCAGTACCATAGCCATAGTGGCTCATTGAAGATGCGGTCGGTCTGCGAATCTCCCAGGCAACGAAAGGAGAACACACAATGAAAAGAAAAGGTTTCACCCTCGTCGAGTTGCTGGTCGTGATCGCGATCATCGCTCTGCTGATGGGCATTCTGATGCCGGCGCTGGCCCGCGTTCGGCAATTGGCATTCAGAATGGTCTGCGGCACCAACCTGGCGGGCATCGGCAAGGCCATGCTGATCTACGCCAACGACTATGATGATGAGCTGCCTCGCGCCGGCGGTCGGCTGTCCCAGTGGGACGGCCCGGTCATCTGGAACGCCAACAACCGCTACACGGCCTATGGCGTCAGCCAGAGCGACGGCAGCGGCGGCAAGGCCACCATCACGTCGTGCTTCTTCCTGCTGGTCAAGTACGCTGAAGTGACCCCGAAGTCGTTCGTCTGTAAGGGCGACACCGGGACCAACGAGTGGCAACTGGCCCAGGAAACGACCGTCACCACCGGGTTCGAGATGATCGACGCCTGGGACTTCGGCGCCACGCCGCGCGACAACTGCAGCTACTCGTACCATCTGCCGTTCGGGCAGTACGCCCTGACAACGTCGAGCGAGCCCGGCCTGGCGGTTGCCTCCGAGAGGAACCCCTGGCTGCCGAGCCCGGCCGGCGCAGCCGGCGTCTTCGGCGACTTCATGCCGGACGTCCGTCCGTTCACCGGAACGACCGAAACGGCCCTCAAGGGCAATGCGGCCTCGCACCAGGGCGAAGGCCAGAACGTGCTGTTCCTCGACGCCCACGTCGAGTTCGCCAGGCGCGCCTTCTGCTCGCTCGAAGATGACAACATCTTCACGCGTTCGCGGAATGCCACCACGGGGGATCCGCTGGGTACAATGCCGGCGTATTCGACCACCTTCGCGCCGATGAACCGCAAGGACAGCCTGCTGGTCCACGACCCGGATGCGTTCACCACGTCGACGCGTACGGGGCGCTAATCCGGGGTTTACATCTGAGTTCGTAGTTTGAATTCGATGGCGGCCCCGGAGAGCATCCGGGGCCGCCTTTTTTTGCGGCGTGCTCTTTGACAATCTCTTCGGAAACGCAATCGAACGGCCATAGCGGCTGAAAGCCGTTGAGAGATCGTTGGTGTGCCGATTCGTGCCGCGTGCACGATGAG encodes the following:
- a CDS encoding type II secretion system protein → MKRKGFTLVELLVVIAIIALLMGILMPALARVRQLAFRMVCGTNLAGIGKAMLIYANDYDDELPRAGGRLSQWDGPVIWNANNRYTAYGVSQSDGSGGKATITSCFFLLVKYAEVTPKSFVCKGDTGTNEWQLAQETTVTTGFEMIDAWDFGATPRDNCSYSYHLPFGQYALTTSSEPGLAVASERNPWLPSPAGAAGVFGDFMPDVRPFTGTTETALKGNAASHQGEGQNVLFLDAHVEFARRAFCSLEDDNIFTRSRNATTGDPLGTMPAYSTTFAPMNRKDSLLVHDPDAFTTSTRTGR